In Saccharomycodes ludwigii strain NBRC 1722 chromosome III, whole genome shotgun sequence, one DNA window encodes the following:
- the RPL29 gene encoding 60S ribosomal protein eL29 (similar to Saccharomyces cerevisiae YFR032C-A | RPL29 | Ribosomal Protein of the Large subunit): MAKSKNHTAHNQTKKAHRNGIKKPKTYKYPSLKGVDPKFRRNHKHALHGTAKALAAKRAGKK, translated from the coding sequence ATGGCTAAATCTAAGAACCATACCGCTCATAACCAAACCAAAAAGGCTCATAGAAATGGTATCAAGAAGCCTAAGACTTACAAGTATCCATCCTTGAAAGGTGTTGATCCAAAATTCAGAAGAAACCACAAACATGCTTTACATGGTACTGCTAAAGCTTTAGCTGCTAAGCGCGCTGGtaagaaataa
- the RRT5 gene encoding Rrt5p (similar to Saccharomyces cerevisiae YFR032C | RRT5 | Regulator of rDNA Transcription): MTLENQVLTENSESAIVETVQNNDSSTTNKNEPLENDMKPDVKRVYISNLNFETTEGDLFGYLEDSGCKSVLIPSQTVRGFRTNKVRPLGIAYAEFETPKQAREVVDKFNGVVFKERALRFKLYSPYSPAVVTEKISKANKKSRFSRLGVSNDKKDKNQIVKTASNKKDKRMNLLSDSAQKEGEGENKQLQQQDPDKPGTTEIPNSTEDSKGENKEVSKDTVYCAYLPPKATDVELREYFQKYGPTDVYVFKNRYYRRGLHFHRYVLAALVTLTGEDSASKASEELKNTKFMNKSIVIKPSYLEKIKEVQKAAAFKSNPSSSLPQDEVQE; this comes from the coding sequence atgaCCTTAGAAAATCAGGTTCTAACAGAAAACAGTGAAAGTGCTATTGTTGAAACTGTTCAAAATAATGACAGTAGcacaacaaataaaaatgagcCTCTTGAAAATGATATGAAGCCTGATGTTAAACGTGTTTATATCTCTAACTTAAACTTTGAAACCACTGAAGGTGATTTATTCGGTTACTTGGAAGACAGTGGTTGTAAAAGTGTTTTGATCCCAAGCCAAACTGTTCGTGGTTTTAGAACCAATAAAGTTCGTCCATTAGGCATTGCCTATGCAGAATTTGAAACTCCCAAACAAGCCAGAGAAGTTgttgataaatttaatgGAGTTGTTTTTAAGGAGCGTGCTTTGAGATTTAAGCTATATTCTCCTTATTCTCCTGCTGTAGTTactgaaaaaattagtaaagcgaataaaaaatcaagGTTCTCACGTTTAGGTGTTAGcaatgataaaaaagacaaaaaccAAATTGTTAAAACGGCaagcaataaaaaagacaaaagaATGAATTTGTTATCTGATTCAGCCCAAAAAGAGGGTGAAGGAGAAAACAAGCAACTACAACAGCAGGATCCAGACAAGCCAGGTACTACGGAAATACCTAATTCTACAGAAGATTCCAAGGGAGAAAATAAGGAAGTTTCCAAAGATACGGTTTATTGTGCCTATCTACCACCAAAAGCTACAGACGTTGAGCTAAGAGAATACTTCCAAAAATATGGCCCAACTGATGTGTATGTATTCAAAAATCGTTATTATAGAAGAGGTTTGCATTTCCATCGTTATGTTTTAGCAGCTTTGGTTACCTTGACAGGCGAAGATAGCGCATCCAAAGCCAGCGAGGAATTGAAAAACACTAAATTTATGAACAAATCCATTGTGATTAAACCCTCctatttggaaaaaattaaagaagtTCAGAAAGCAGCTGCTTTTAAAAGTAATCCTTCCAGTTCGTTGCCACAAGATGAAGTACAAGAATAA
- a CDS encoding 60S ribosomal protein uL2 (similar to Saccharomyces cerevisiae YIL018W | RPL2B | Ribosomal Protein of the Large subunit (paralog of YFR031C-A | RPL2A) | uncharacterized intron close to the beginning of the gene) encodes GRVIRNQRKGAGSIFTSHTRLREGAAKLRTLDYAERHGYIRGVVKQIVHDAGRGAPLAKVVFRDPYKYRLREEIFIANEGVHTGQFIYAGKKASLNVGNVLPLGSVPEGTIVSNVEEKPGDRGALARASGNYVIVIGHNPEENKTRIRLPSGSKKVVSSDARGVIGVIAGGGRVDKPLLKAGRAFHKYKVKRNSWPKTRGVAMNPVDHPHGGGNHQHIGKASTISRGAVAGQKIGLIAARRTGLLRGSQKTQD; translated from the coding sequence GGTAGAGTTATTCGTAACCAAAGAAAGGGTGCTGGTTCTATTTTTACTTCCCACACCAGATTAAGAGAAGGTGCTGCTAAGTTGAGAACTTTAGATTACGCTGAACGTCACGGTTACATTCGTGGTGTTGTTAAGCAAATTGTTCACGATGCTGGTAGAGGTGCTCCATTGGCCAAGGTTGTCTTCCGTGACCCATACAAGTACAGATTACGTGAAGAAATCTTCATTGCTAACGAAGGTGTCCACACTGGTCAATTCATTTATGCCGGTAAGAAGGCTTCTTTGAATGTTGGTAACGTTTTGCCATTAGGTTCTGTTCCAGAAGGTACTATTGTTTCCAATGTTGAAGAAAAACCAGGTGACAGAGGTGCTTTAGCTAGAGCTTCTGGTAACTacgttattgttattggtcATAACCCAgaagaaaacaaaaccaGAATTAGATTACCATCTGGTTCTAAGAAGGTTGTTTCCTCTGATGCCAGAGGTGTTATCGGTGTTATTGCTGGTGGTGGTAGAGTTGATAAACCATTATTGAAAGCTGGTCGTGCTTTCCACAAGTACAAGGTTAAGAGAAACTCATGGCCAAAGACTAGAGGTGTTGCTATGAACCCAGTTGATCACCCTCACGGTGGTGGTAACCATCAACATATTGGTAAGGCTTCTACTATTTCCAGAGGTGCTGTTGCTGGTCAAAAGATCGGTTTGATTGCTGCCAGAAGAACTGGTTTGTTACGTGGTTCTCAAAAAACTCAAGATTAA
- the SMC2 gene encoding condensin subunit SMC2 (similar to Saccharomyces cerevisiae YFR031C | SMC2 | Structural Maintenance of Chromosomes), whose product MKVEELIIDGFKSYATRTVISHWDPQFNAITGLNGSGKSNILDAICFVLGISSMATVRASNLQDLIYKRGQAGVTKASVTIVFDNTDRNNSPIGFETYSKISVTRQVMLGGTSKYLINGHRAQQQTVLHLFQSVQLNINNPNFLIMQGKITKVLNMKPKEILALIEEAAGTRMFEDRRQKAEKTMTKKESKLVEITSILQEEIEPKLEKLRGEKRAFLEFQEIQTDLETTQRIVDAFEYYMYVTKYQNVQKITTTQQSTLEEYSKSMETLKRELANLNEDLAEMEIKREKSLDKEGAFLKLEKKEQAINNDISRIHTTISIKEDDMKEQDTRLLELQKDLDKLKGALEFKSESFKEKKLEYDQAQNKMNNLKKKHAEKEALLSSLTTGISLTSGEQGGYMAQISSTKKDLNDCVISIKSAEMKISRLENELVKNQPRLEQAKLEKAKLAEDIEQLKKQKKYLEAKLADAGFNLLDLKQLKEREVSLRDEIYKISNEVEQWKRKLYNIDFTYSSPSPNFDSNSVKGVAATLFVINDENLNAANALQVCAGGRLFNVVVDNEKTASQLLERGRLRKRVTIIPLNKIAARKLREDTVKFAKQLATSPENVELALNLIGYEAEVAKALEFIFGTSLICKDSDTAKIVTFHPQIRTRSITLQGDVYDPEGTLSGGSRGGNSSLLLDIQKYNKSAKQLNLLQKEISIVHDNIKTFEKKSTVTRELQDSLNVCDYKLQLAEKENQSNLATQILNRKQEILKEIANFKKDITSKMQEKDHLEAKMGEIQKEIDDFAKDKGSKLNELKQQVSTLTSEVDRYKVIYENLYDEYQNLELERDQLISEINQSKESEGTIRNNLEQLKKDLTQLKSSMDGLQEKGLLITEELEHERSRLLEMDNEIKELQLSVRNKTKSYNTIELEHQKLTNEHEKFRHDIGSIRERIQKLKENNDWLTDDNYVSSIVEQNQNIDLDEYKKRSRQLEEKFNGLRRRVNPNIMSMIDSVEKKEGALKTMIRTIEKDKQKIQETVEKLNEYKKDALIKTWEKVSVDFGQIFAELLPNSFAKLVTLENKEITEGLEVKVKLGSIWKEGLVELSGGQRSLIALSLILALLQFKPAPMYILDEVDAALDLSHTQNIGHLIKTRFKGSQFIVVSLKEGMFSNANRVFRTRFQEGTSVVSIMN is encoded by the coding sequence ATGAAAGTAGAAGAATTAATCATAGATGGATTTAAATCGTATGCTACAAGAACAGTGATTTCACATTGGGATCCCCAATTCAATGCAATTACTGGTCTCAATGGATCGGgtaaatcaaatattttggatgcaatttgttttgttttgggTATTTCCTCAATGGCCACTGTTAGGGCATCCAACTTGCAAGATTTGATTTATAAGAGAGGCCAAGCTGGTGTTACTAAAGCCAGTGTTACGattgtttttgataataCAGATAGGAATAATTCTCCTATTGGATTTGAAACATACTCAAAAATTTCTGTGACAAGACAAGTGATGTTGGGCGGTACAAGCAAATATCTAATTAATGGTCATCGAGCCCAACAACAAACCGTGTTACATTTATTTCAATCTGTccaattaaatattaacaatcccaattttttaattatgcAAGGTAAAATtacaaaagttttaaaCATGAAGCCTAAGGAAATTCTCGCTCTTATTGAGGAGGCAGCAGGTACTAGAATGTTTGAGGATAGACGCCAAAAGGCAGAGAAAACAATGACTAAAAAGGAAAGCAAATTAGTTGAAATTACAAGTATTTTACAAGAAGAAATCGAACCCAAATTGGAAAAGTTAAGAGGTGAGAAAAGGGCATTTTTGGAGTTCCAGGAAATCCAAACAGATTTAGAAACTACCCAGAGAATAGTTGATGCATTTGAGTATTATATGTATGTTACCAAATACCAGAATGtccaaaaaataacaactaCACAACAATCGACGTTGGAAGAGTATTCCAAATCAATGGAAACGTTAAAGAGGGAGCTAGCAAACTTAAATGAAGATCTAGCTGAAATggaaattaaaagagaaaaaagtcTGGATAAGGAAGGTGCTTTTCTAAagttagaaaaaaaagaacaggcaataaataatgatatatCACGAATTCATACAACAATTAGTATCAAAGAAGACGATATGAAGGAACAGGACACAAGATTACTTGAACTTCAAAAAGATTTGGATAAATTGAAAGGTGCATTGGAATTCAAGTCTGAGTCATTTAAGGAAAAGAAGCTTGAATATGATCAAGcgcaaaataaaatgaataatttaaaaaaaaaacatgcAGAAAAAGAAGCATTACTATCATCACTAACTACAGGCATATCCTTGACATCTGGTGAACAAGGTGGCTACATGGCCCAGATTTCATcgacaaaaaaagatttgaatGATTGTGTGATTTCCATTAAGAGTGctgaaatgaaaatttctAGACTGGAAAATGAATTGGTGAAAAACCAACCACGATTAGAACAAGCAAAGCTCGAAAAGGCTAAACTTGCAGAGGATATTGAGCAGttaaaaaagcaaaagaaatatttggaAGCCAAATTAGCGGACGCTGGTTTTAATCTCTTAGATctaaaacaattaaaagaaagggAAGTTTCTTTACGTGACGagatttataaaatatcaaacGAAGTGGAACAATGGAAACGCAAATTATACAACATAGACTTTACATACTCAAGCCCGTCACCAAATTTTGATTCAAACTCGGTTAAAGGTGTTGCTGCCACTTTGTTTGTTATAAACgatgaaaatttaaatgcTGCTAATGCATTGCAAGTGTGTGCTGGTGGTAGACTTTTTAACGTGGTTgttgataatgaaaaaactGCTTCTCAATTGTTAGAAAGGGGTAGGCTTCGTAAAAGGGTAACTATTATTCCGTTGAACAAAATCGCTGCAAGGAAACTAAGGGAAGATACGGTCAAATTTGCAAAACAACTTGCTACTTCGCCGGAGAACGTAGAATTAGCTTTGAATTTGATAGGTTATGAAGCAGAAGTGGCAAAGGCTTtagaatttatttttggcaCCAGCTTAATTTGTAAAGATTCTGATACCGCCAAGATAGTCACATTCCATCCGCAAATTAGGACAAGAAGTATTACGTTGCAAGGCGATGTGTACGATCCAGAGGGTACTTTATCAGGGGGATCAAGAGGTGGCAATTCCTCGTTATTGCTGGAcattcaaaaatataacaaaagtGCGAAGCAGCTAAATTTGCTACAAAAAGAGATTTCTATTGTGCACGATAACattaaaacatttgaaaagaaatcaACTGTAACCAGAGAACTTCAAGATTCCTTAAATGTTTGTGATTATAAATTGCAATTAgctgaaaaggaaaatcaATCCAACTTGGCAACTCAAATACTTAATAGGAAACAGGAGATTTTAAAAGAGATtgcaaattttaaaaaggatATCACCAGTAAAATGCAAGAAAAGGACCATTTGGAAGCTAAAATGGGTGaaattcaaaaagaaattgacGATTTTGCCAAAGACAAAGGATCCAAATTGAATGAATTGAAACAACAAGTTTCCACACTTACTTCAGAAGTAGATCGTTATAAAGTCATTTATGAAAATTTATACGATGAGTATCAAAATTTGGAACTTGAAAGGGATCAGCTAATATCTGAGATCAATCAAAGCAAAGAAAGTGAAGGTACAATTAGAAATAATTTAGAGCAACTAAAGAAGGATTTAACTCAACTTAAATCTAGCATGGATGGGTTACAAGAAAAAGGTCTGCTGATTACAGAAGAATTGGAACATGAAAGATCCAGATTGTTGGAAATGGACAACGAAATCAAGGAACTTCAGTTATCCGttagaaataaaacaaagagCTATAATACAATTGAGTTGGAACACCAAAAACTAACTAATGAGCATGAAAAGTTCAGGCATGATATTGGCTCGATACGTGAAAGAatccaaaaattaaaagaaaacaatgaCTGGTTAACTGATGATAACTATGTGTCGAGTATTGTGGAACAGAATCAAAATATAGACTTGGATgagtataaaaaaagaagtagGCAATTAGAAGAAAAGTTCAATGGATTAAGGCGTAGGGTCAATCCCAACATTATGAGCATGATTGATAGCGTAGAGAAAAAGGAGGGTGCATTGAAAACAATGATCAGGACcattgaaaaagataaacaaaaaattcaagAAACAGTTGAGAAATTAAATGAGTATAAAAAAGACGCGTTGATTAAAACATGGGAAAAAGTTAGTGTTGATTTTGGACAAATTTTTGCTGAACTATTGCCTAATTCTTTTGCAAAATTAGTTACACTAGAAAACAAAGAGATTACAGAGGGTTTAGAGGTCAAAGTGAAATTAGGTAGTATATGGAAGGAAGGTCTAGTAGAATTGTCTGGTGGCCAACGATCCTTGATTGCATTATCCCTAATTTTAGCCTTGTTGCAATTCAAACCTGCACCAATGTATATTTTGGATGAAGTTGACGCTGCTTTAGATTTAAGCCATACGCAAAATATTGGGCATTTAATAAAGACAAGATTTAAAGGTTCCCAATTTATAGTTGTTTCTTTGAAAGAAGGTATGTTTTCGAATGCTAATAGGGTATTTAGAACAAGATTTCAAGAGGGCACTTCAGTGGTAAGTATAATGAATTAA